Genomic window (Pradoshia sp. D12):
ACGAGAGACCGCGAAGGGCTATGCTTTTATGCCGGATGGAGAAATGCAGAAGGATTTCGAAGCCTCTTTTCCATATAAGGAAACAGAAGATCAGCTGAGATCTATTGTTGAAATCAAGAAGGATATGGAACGTGAACGTCCAATGGATCGTTTACTATGCGGTGATGTAGGATATGGGAAGACTGAGGTTGCCATTCGGGCAGTATTTAAAGCTGTTGCTGATGGTAAACAGGTTGCCTTTTTAGTGCCAACTACCATTCTTGCACAGCAGCACTATGAGACCATGCGTGAAAGGTTTCAGGATTTCCCAATCAACATCGGCCTTTTAAGTAGATTCAGAACAAGAAAACAGCAGAATGAAACAATTAAAGGTCTAAAAAACGGAACAGTTGATGTGGTTATTGGAACACATAGAATTTTATCTAAGGACATCGTTTATCGAGATCTTGGTTTACTTGTTGTAGATGAAGAGCAACGATTTGGTGTAACACATAAAGAAAAAATTAAACAACTAAAAACAAATGTAGATGTTCTGACTCTGACAGCTACCCCAATACCAAGAACCTTGCATATGTCCATGCTTGGTGTGAGGGATCTTTCAGTAATTGAGACACCTCCGGAAAATCGTTTCCCTGTGCAAACCTATGTAATGGAATATAATCCGATGCTAGCACGGGAGGCAATTGAGCGGGAGATGGCAAGAGGAGGACAGGTATACTATCTGTATAACCGTGTAGAAGATATTGAAAGAAGAGCTGAAGAGCTGTCGATGCTAATCCCGGATGCCAAAATCGTGACTGCGCATGGAAAAATGACAGAAAGTGAGCTTGAATCTGTCATGTACAGTTTCCTTGAGGGTGAGGCTGATGTGTTGGTAAGTACTACCATAATTGAGACTGGAGTGGATATTCCTAATGTAAATACACTCATCGTTTATGATGCAGACAGGATGGGCTTATCCCAGTTATATCAACTACGGGGAAGGGTTGGAAGATCCAATCGTGTAGCATATGCGTATTTTACTTATCGGCAGGATAAGGTATTGACAGAGGTTGCAGAAAGAAGATTGCAGGCAATAAAGGAATTTACAGAGTTGGGTTCAGGCTTTAAAATAGCAATGAGGGATCTGACCATTCGAGGTGCAGGTAATCTTTTGGGTGCGGAGCAGCATGGCTTTATCGATTCTGTTGGATTTGACCTTTATTCCCAAATGCTCAAAGAGGCAATTCAGGAACGAAAAGGGGATACCAATAAAGAAGTCCATAATCTGATTGAAATTGATCTTAAAGTAGATGCATATATTCCGGATTCTTATATTTCTGACGGCAATCAAAAAATCGAAATGTACAAACGTTTCAGAAGCATATCAACTTCTGAGGAATTGGATGAACTTCAGGAGGAAATGCTTGACCGATTTGGAGAATTTCCACAAGAAGTTACCTACCTGTTTAAAATTGCAGAAATTAAAGTTCTTGCCATTCGGGCAGGTGTAGAATTAATTAAACAAACAAAAGATGAAGTTACTATTATCACCTCTGAAAAAACAAGTAAAGAAATTGATGGACATGTATTATTCAGATCTGCTTCAAAGTTTGGTCGTATGGTCGGACTGGGTATGGAGGCTAATCGCTTGAAAATGGTTCTTTACGTAAAGAAAGTACCGGTTCAGGACTGGCTCAATGCTGCCTTTGAATTAGTTTCTGAGTTGGAACGTAACAAAAAGGTTAAAGAAAAGACTGAATAGTAAAATGTGAACTATGTGCTTTTTAAAGCAATCAAGTGTACCAATGCCCTCCTTTTTATGGTGATACATAAAGAAAAAATTTTCTTTATGTATAGAAGTTACCATTAGAAAAATACTATGTACAACATCGGCGGCATAGTCGATTTGGGCAGCAGGATGTGTCGCAAAAAATCAACCCGATGAAAGAGAGGCAACATAGAATGAAAGCAACTGGTATTGTTCGTCGTATAGATGATCTAGGACGCGTTGTTATTCCAAAAGAAATCAGAAGAACATTGAGAATCCGTGAGGGAGATCCTTTGGAAATCTTCGTTGACAGAGATGGCGAAGTAATTTTAAAAAAATATTCTCCTATCAGTGAACTTGGAGACTTCTCTAAAGAATATGCAGAGGCACTTTATGATAGCTTAGGAAACCCAGTTCTAATCTGTGACCGTGATACATTTATCGCAGTAGCAGGAAGCTCTAAAAAGGAATTCCTTAATAAAGCAATCAGTGACTCTTTAGAGAAAATTATGGAGGATCGTAACTCAGTTCTACATACTCAAAAAGGTTCTTTTTCACTTGTAGATGGCGTTGATGAAGAAGTAGCATCCTACACAGTGGCTCCAATTGTTGCAAACGGCGATCCAATCGGCGCAGTTGTGATTTTTGCTAAAGAAGCTACAGTTGGTGAAATTGAATTAAAAGCAATCGAAACAGCTGCAAGCTTCCTTGCGAAGCAAATGGAACAATAATATATTATTGTTTAACGGTTAATTGTGAAAACTCCAAGGAGTCTCCAATTAACCTTTTTTTGTCTCCTAAAAACAGGACATGACTATGAAAAAGAGGCAACCAATACTCCAAATAATGATTATTTTTGCTTATGTTATAATGTTTTGGAAATAGATAGAGAGGTGCTTTATTTGGATGAGCCGTCAGAATGATTCTTCACACAAAGTTTTAAAGGGCGCTGTTATTCTGACAGCAGCAGCTTTAATCGTAAAAATATTGAGTGCTGTATACCGAATTCCTTTTCAGAATATGGCTGGGGACACGGGTTTTTATATTTATCAACAGGTTTATCCATTTTACGGAATAGCTGTTGTTCTGGCTACTTATGGATTTCCAGTTGGTATCTCTAAGCTACTGATCGAATTTAACAGGTCTGGTAATGATAAAAAAGAAAAGAATAAAATAATAGCAGCTTCTTTTATATGGGTTGCTCTCTTCGGAATTATATTGTTTTTATTCTTGTACTTGGGAGCGGACTTGATAGCGAAGATTATGAATGATATTCAACTTGCCCCGTTAATTCGTATGGTGGCCTTTTCCTTTTTGCTAATGCCCTTCATTTCCATTGTAAGGGGTACTTATCAGGCGTCTGGAAATATGCTTCCAACTGCACTTTCCCAAACCTTTGAGCAGCTATTTAGAGTTACCTTTATTTTGATTGGTACATATTTGCTTATGAAATTAGAATATTCTTTATACACTGTTGGAAAAAGTGCGATAGCAGGGTCGTTAATTGGCGGTATTGCCGCTATGGGGGTTTTGGGACTTTATTTATGGAGAGAACGCCGTGATTATTTTCCAACCCTGATGCCAGAAAAGGAAATATTGATCAAAACGGGAGCAGTCCTTTTATTTCAGGGGTTAGCTTTTTGTTTAAGTAATATGTACTTGCTCCTTCTTCAACTAATTGATTCCTTCCAACTGTATACGAATCTCCTGTCTCAAGGGATACCTGCAGAGGAAGCGAAAGCGATGAAGGGTGTTTATGACCGAGGGCAACCGTTGATACAGGTAGGGCTTGTTGTAGCCACTTCACTTTCTTTGTCAATTGTCCCGGTATTAACCAGCTTGCAAAAAAGTAAAGCAATTGAAGAAGTAAAGAAAATGTGCCGTTTGGCTATAAAAATCAGTTCTGCTATTGGGGTTGGAGCAGCTATTGGGTTGGCTGGAATTATTCAGTCAGTAAATATTATGCTTTTTAAAGATGATGAAGGGGTTGGAGCTTTAAGCGTTCTCGCTATTTTAATATTGTTCGCATCCCTCCTGGTGACATGCTCAACTATTTTGCAAACAATGGGGTTTTGGAAAGCATCAGTTATGGTTATTCTGCTATCGGTAGGGATTAAAGTCCTTTTAAATCCTTGGTTGATTGCCGGAAGCGGAATAAAAGGGGCTGCCTACGCAAGTCTTCTTGCGCTGATGGCTGCTTGTATCCTGCTGCTTTATCTGGTAGGGAAATATATAACTGGAAGGAATATGGAATTTCATCATATAGCAAGCCTGGTGATAGCCGGAATTGTCATGTATATTGTATTAAAAGGCTATTCAGCTTTATTTTCCTTTTTTGTGGGGGAACTTGGTCAGTCAAGAATACTGGCCTCCATACATGCATTAAGTTCCGTTGCAATCGGAGGAATGATTTATCTGTATATGCTGCTTAAAATGAATCTATTTGAAAATGATGAATTGGCCCATCTACCTGGAGGACATCATTTGATAAGAATTATGAATAAAGGGAAAATCAAACGTTAGGAGAGCTGAAGTGTGACTAACCAAATCACAATTATAGGTTTAGGGGCAGGAGAGCTTGATCAAATGCCTTTGGGCATTTATAAATTACTGAAAAATACAGAGCTCGTATATGCGAGAACTATTGAACACCCGGTATTGAAAGAATTGGTGGCTGAGGGTCTGAAGGTTGAGAGCTTTGACTCCATCTATGAGGAGCATGATCAGTTCGAAGCAGTTTATGAGAAAATTGCAGAAATTCTAATTCAGAAGGCTAAGGTCCAGGATGTAATCTATAGTGTGCCGGGGCATCCGCTAATCGCTGAAAAGACTGTACAAATCTTACTTTCGGAAGGTGAAAAGAAAGGGATACCTGTACATATTAAAGGCGGCCAAAGCTTCCTCGATGCCATGTTCACATCCATTAAAGTGGATCCGGTTGAGGGTTTTCAATTTCTAGATGGTACGGACCTTTCATTGAGGGATGTCAATATCACTCAGCATATGATTGTAAGTCAGGTTTATGACGCCTTTGTTGCTTCCGAAGTGAAACTGACCTTAATGGAAAAATATCCGGATGATCATGAAGTTTATTTAGTGACCGGTGCGGGGATGAGCTCCGAATCAGTTGAACGTATGCCACTTTATGAATTGGATCGTGCCATGCAATTGAGCAATTTAACGTCAGTCTATGTACCTCCGATTCAGAAGGAAGAAAATCAATATAAGGAGTTTTGGAAGCTGAGAGAGATCATTGATAAACTCAGATCTCCGGAGGGATGCCCATGGGACAGAGAACAGACTCATGAATCGCTAAGGAAGTATTTACTGGAAGAGGCTTATGAACTGATTGATGCAATTAATGAAGGTGATATTGATCACATAATTGAAGAGCTTGGTGATGTATTACTTCAGGTGATGTTACATGCCAGAATCGGGGAAGATGAAGGGTACTTTTCCATTGATGATGTCATTCAAGGGATATCTGAAAAAATGGTGCGCAGACATCCCCATGTTTTTGGTAATGAAAGGGCAGAATCAGCAAAAGATGTAGAGGAAACCTGGCAGAGGGTTAAAAAGGAAGAAGGTTCAAATACCTCTGATTCCATTTTGAATGTCAGCACCCATTTTCCGAATCTTATACAGGCTTATGATATTCAGAAGCAAGCCTCTAAATTGGGCTTTGATTGGAATGATGTTTCACCTGCCTGGGAAAAGGTTTTTGAAGAACTTGATGAATTTAAAGCAGAGTGGAATAAGAATAAACCAGACACCCATAATATAGAATCAGAGTTTGGAGATGTTCTGTTTGCCCTTGTAAATGTGGCTAGATTGTTAAAAATCAACCCTGAAGAGGCGCTACATCGGACAAATCAAAAATTTAGAAAGAGATTTTTGTTTGTAAATGATTGCGTAAGGGAATCAGGAAAAGCATGGAGCGATTATACACTTAAAGAGCTTGATGAGTTTTGGGAACAAGCCAAAGAGTCAGGTATATAAAGGAATAAATGGAGGTTGAATACATAGTGAGATTAGATAAGTTTTTAAAGGTTTCCCGGATTATTAAAAGGAGAACAATTGCAAAAGAAGTTGCAGATCAGGGAAGAATTAAAATAAATGGTAAAGAATCCAAAGCTTCAGCCGATGTAAAGATTGGAGATATTTTGGATATCAGATTGGGGCAAAAAGTACTGACTGTCCGTGTAGATAAACTTCTGGAGACAACGAAGAAGGATGAGGCAGCAGGAATGTATACCCTCATAAAAGAAGCAAAACTATCAGAGTCGTTTTAAGCATGGTCTAATTCCTATCATCCTATCATACACTTGTACAAATGTTTGATAATGGGGGATTAGGATGAACCAATATTATGATACAAACCAAACGAGTAAATCAGCTGGACCTGATCACGATATTAGCATGAAGGGTAGAAGGCTTCTCGATATATCAGGTGTTAAGCAGGTAGAGAGCTTTGACAATGAGGAGTTCCTTCTCGAAACGGTCATGGGGTTTCTTTCGGTCAGAGGGCAAAATCTACAAATGAAAAACCTGGATGTCGATAAAGGAATTGTATCAATTAAAGGTAAAATACTTGAAATCAATTACTTGGACGAACATAGCGGGGAGAAAGCTAAAGGATTCTTTGGCAAACTGTTCAGATGAGTCTGGACACCCAGTTTGTAACCCTGTTATCCATGATTGGCATGGGTATTTACTTTGGAGCAGCATTTGATACATACAACCGCTTTTTAGTTAGAGCAAAGAGAAAAGTATGGTTTGTTTTTATTAATGACATCTTATTTTGGTGCATTCAGGCCTTGCTCATTTTCTATGTTTTATACGAATCCAATCAGGGAGAATGGCGCTTTTATATCTTATTGGCACTGCTATGCGGTTATTCCGCCTATCAAGCCCTTCTTAGAAATTCATATAAAAGATTGCTGGAAATGACTATTTATTGGGTTAATAAATTCAGTGAATTCCTTGTTAAATTGGGAGCTCTCTTATTCATTCGGCCAATAAAAGGGTTAATTGCGCTAATTATTACTGTTATATTGCTTATATTTCAAGTGTTGCTAAAGTTTGGCAATCCTCTATTATGGCTTGCCAAGTATCTTTTAAAGGCATTAATATCGATAGTAAGGGTGATTTTCTATCCCTTTACTAGTACAGCGTCATGGCTTTGGAAGACAATTCCGGGCGGTGTGCGATCACCTGTCGAAAAGTTTTTTGATAAACTAGCAGGAATTGGAAAAAAGTTGAAGAATACTATCAATAAATTATTAAAAAAATGGACAAATAAGTCTTAAAGGAGGAAAGGAAATGGGATCGCTTGATAAAAAGAAGGAAAATATCAAACAAATCGATACGCCATATGCCCAATATCAAGAGAAACGAACCCAGTCCTTTGAGAAAAAGAAATTAGGATTGACAAGAAGGCTTGTAATATTTGGGCTTTTTGCCATCATAACAACTGGGATCGTTCTTACAACACTCTTTTCTCAACATTCCGCTTTGAAGGCTAAAGAAGAACATAAAAGTGAATTGAAAGTGAAATTGTCAGATCTTCAAAAGGATGAAGCAAGATTAAAGGAAGAAATCATTAAATTGAATGATGATGAATATATAGCAAAGTTTGCGCGTAAAGAATATTTTCTATCAGATGATGGAGAAATAATATTCAATCTTCCCGAAAATGAGGGCAAGTAGATATCCCTCACGTTGACACATATTTTTTTAAGTGATTATAATATAAGGGGAAGCTATAACTTCCATTATTTTATTTTTTTAATTTCTTAAGGAGGAGCAATTTTTTTATGTCAATCGAAGTAGGCAGCAAGTTACAAGGTAAGGTAACAGGAATCACTAATTTCG
Coding sequences:
- the spoVT gene encoding stage V sporulation protein T, yielding MKATGIVRRIDDLGRVVIPKEIRRTLRIREGDPLEIFVDRDGEVILKKYSPISELGDFSKEYAEALYDSLGNPVLICDRDTFIAVAGSSKKEFLNKAISDSLEKIMEDRNSVLHTQKGSFSLVDGVDEEVASYTVAPIVANGDPIGAVVIFAKEATVGEIELKAIETAASFLAKQMEQ
- a CDS encoding polysaccharide biosynthesis protein; the encoded protein is MSRQNDSSHKVLKGAVILTAAALIVKILSAVYRIPFQNMAGDTGFYIYQQVYPFYGIAVVLATYGFPVGISKLLIEFNRSGNDKKEKNKIIAASFIWVALFGIILFLFLYLGADLIAKIMNDIQLAPLIRMVAFSFLLMPFISIVRGTYQASGNMLPTALSQTFEQLFRVTFILIGTYLLMKLEYSLYTVGKSAIAGSLIGGIAAMGVLGLYLWRERRDYFPTLMPEKEILIKTGAVLLFQGLAFCLSNMYLLLLQLIDSFQLYTNLLSQGIPAEEAKAMKGVYDRGQPLIQVGLVVATSLSLSIVPVLTSLQKSKAIEEVKKMCRLAIKISSAIGVGAAIGLAGIIQSVNIMLFKDDEGVGALSVLAILILFASLLVTCSTILQTMGFWKASVMVILLSVGIKVLLNPWLIAGSGIKGAAYASLLALMAACILLLYLVGKYITGRNMEFHHIASLVIAGIVMYIVLKGYSALFSFFVGELGQSRILASIHALSSVAIGGMIYLYMLLKMNLFENDELAHLPGGHHLIRIMNKGKIKR
- the mazG gene encoding nucleoside triphosphate pyrophosphohydrolase; the protein is MTNQITIIGLGAGELDQMPLGIYKLLKNTELVYARTIEHPVLKELVAEGLKVESFDSIYEEHDQFEAVYEKIAEILIQKAKVQDVIYSVPGHPLIAEKTVQILLSEGEKKGIPVHIKGGQSFLDAMFTSIKVDPVEGFQFLDGTDLSLRDVNITQHMIVSQVYDAFVASEVKLTLMEKYPDDHEVYLVTGAGMSSESVERMPLYELDRAMQLSNLTSVYVPPIQKEENQYKEFWKLREIIDKLRSPEGCPWDREQTHESLRKYLLEEAYELIDAINEGDIDHIIEELGDVLLQVMLHARIGEDEGYFSIDDVIQGISEKMVRRHPHVFGNERAESAKDVEETWQRVKKEEGSNTSDSILNVSTHFPNLIQAYDIQKQASKLGFDWNDVSPAWEKVFEELDEFKAEWNKNKPDTHNIESEFGDVLFALVNVARLLKINPEEALHRTNQKFRKRFLFVNDCVRESGKAWSDYTLKELDEFWEQAKESGI
- a CDS encoding RNA-binding S4 domain-containing protein, with protein sequence MRLDKFLKVSRIIKRRTIAKEVADQGRIKINGKESKASADVKIGDILDIRLGQKVLTVRVDKLLETTKKDEAAGMYTLIKEAKLSESF
- the yabP gene encoding sporulation protein YabP; translated protein: MNQYYDTNQTSKSAGPDHDISMKGRRLLDISGVKQVESFDNEEFLLETVMGFLSVRGQNLQMKNLDVDKGIVSIKGKILEINYLDEHSGEKAKGFFGKLFR
- the yabQ gene encoding spore cortex biosynthesis protein YabQ, translating into MSLDTQFVTLLSMIGMGIYFGAAFDTYNRFLVRAKRKVWFVFINDILFWCIQALLIFYVLYESNQGEWRFYILLALLCGYSAYQALLRNSYKRLLEMTIYWVNKFSEFLVKLGALLFIRPIKGLIALIITVILLIFQVLLKFGNPLLWLAKYLLKALISIVRVIFYPFTSTASWLWKTIPGGVRSPVEKFFDKLAGIGKKLKNTINKLLKKWTNKS
- a CDS encoding FtsB family cell division protein — its product is MGSLDKKKENIKQIDTPYAQYQEKRTQSFEKKKLGLTRRLVIFGLFAIITTGIVLTTLFSQHSALKAKEEHKSELKVKLSDLQKDEARLKEEIIKLNDDEYIAKFARKEYFLSDDGEIIFNLPENEGK